Proteins from a single region of Bacteroidales bacterium:
- a CDS encoding Rrf2 family transcriptional regulator, with the protein MLSNTSKYAIRALIYLELYSSPENKQGIKVISGQLYIPSPFLGKILQLLVKQQLLESVKGPHGGFYLRKPAMDISVMEVIELMEGKEPFDSCVIRTTPCDLNNPCSMHKKLAPIRHELKALFTTETIADLVSEFREGREKIRI; encoded by the coding sequence ATGTTATCCAATACAAGCAAGTATGCTATCAGGGCTCTGATCTATCTGGAACTCTATTCTTCTCCTGAGAATAAACAGGGGATCAAAGTAATTTCTGGCCAACTGTATATTCCTTCTCCCTTTTTAGGGAAGATTTTGCAGCTTCTTGTGAAACAGCAACTGCTGGAATCTGTGAAGGGACCGCATGGTGGCTTTTATTTAAGGAAACCGGCCATGGATATCTCTGTCATGGAAGTTATAGAGCTGATGGAGGGCAAGGAGCCATTTGATAGTTGCGTCATACGAACCACTCCCTGCGATTTGAACAATCCCTGCAGCATGCATAAGAAACTAGCCCCGATCAGACACGAACTTAAAGCGCTCTTTACTACTGAAACTATAGCCGATCTGGTGTCGGAATTCAGGGAGGGAAGAGAGAAAATCAGGATTTAA
- a CDS encoding OsmC family protein: MKETITTTWLSDLAFESEVDGHKVYMDSSMEHGGKNTGPRPKPLMMVALAGCTAMDVAAILRKMKVEFDEFSVDVEGNISEDHPRRFLGMKVIYRFKGKEISRESVEKAVTLSTTKYCGVSANYSKAFPITYEIILEE, encoded by the coding sequence ATGAAAGAAACAATCACAACTACATGGCTCAGCGACCTGGCATTTGAATCGGAAGTAGACGGGCATAAGGTTTATATGGATTCATCCATGGAACATGGTGGAAAGAATACCGGTCCGAGGCCGAAACCTTTAATGATGGTGGCCCTGGCTGGCTGTACGGCCATGGATGTTGCAGCCATACTTAGAAAAATGAAGGTGGAGTTTGATGAATTTTCCGTGGATGTGGAGGGTAATATCTCAGAAGATCATCCCAGGAGATTTTTAGGGATGAAGGTGATATACCGGTTTAAAGGAAAGGAGATCAGCCGGGAAAGCGTGGAAAAAGCAGTAACTCTCTCAACAACTAAATACTGTGGTGTTTCGGCCAATTACAGCAAGGCCTTTCCCATTACTTATGAAATTATCCTGGAAGAATAG
- the rpiB gene encoding ribose 5-phosphate isomerase B — protein sequence MKEPLVIASDHAGYNLKMDLIKYLENKGYELMDLGTNSAEAVNYPDFGHPLAEAVESGRFSRGISLCGSGNGINMVTNKHPGIRGALCWNREISRMARMHNDANICSLPARYIDLETAKDILDAFLNTEYEGGRHDIRINNIPIQK from the coding sequence ATGAAAGAACCCCTGGTTATTGCTTCGGATCATGCCGGATACAACTTGAAGATGGACCTCATTAAGTATCTGGAGAATAAGGGTTATGAGTTAATGGATTTAGGAACAAATTCTGCAGAAGCGGTGAATTATCCGGATTTCGGACACCCCCTGGCTGAAGCCGTCGAATCCGGCAGGTTTAGCAGGGGAATCTCTCTCTGCGGAAGCGGGAACGGCATCAATATGGTCACGAATAAGCACCCGGGAATCCGCGGGGCCTTGTGTTGGAACAGAGAAATATCCCGGATGGCCAGGATGCATAATGATGCAAATATCTGCTCTTTACCTGCCAGATATATTGATCTGGAGACAGCTAAGGATATCTTGGATGCCTTTCTCAACACAGAGTATGAAGGAGGGCGGCATGATATCAGAATCAATAACATACCCATCCAAAAATAA
- the ruvB gene encoding Holliday junction branch migration DNA helicase RuvB, producing MADDFEFRDKNISEIDPEVEARLRPTVFSDFDGQKKIVENLKIFVKAARLRDEALDHVLLHGPPGLGKTTLAHIIANEMEVGIKITSGPVLDKPGDLAGLLTGLEEGDVLFIDEIHRLSPIVEEYLYSAMEDYCIDIMIDKGPAARSVQLNLQPFTLIGATTRSGLLTGPLRARFGIKSLLEYYDAEILTGIVKRSSGIIKVEIRDDAAKEIASRSRGTPRIANALLRRIRDFAQVKGSGIIDMEITRFGLDALNIDRSGLDEMDNKILLTIIDKFQGGPVGLNTIATAVGEEAGTIEEVYEPFLIKEGYIKRTSRGREVTKNAYVHLGKYTDKQNFLF from the coding sequence ATGGCAGACGATTTTGAATTCAGGGATAAAAATATATCCGAAATTGATCCGGAGGTAGAAGCCCGGTTAAGACCTACGGTTTTCTCAGATTTTGACGGACAGAAGAAAATCGTCGAGAATCTGAAAATATTTGTGAAGGCGGCCAGATTACGGGATGAAGCGCTGGATCATGTGCTCCTGCACGGACCTCCGGGCCTGGGAAAAACAACCCTGGCTCATATTATTGCCAACGAAATGGAGGTGGGTATTAAAATTACTTCCGGGCCCGTACTCGATAAACCCGGCGATCTGGCTGGCTTACTGACGGGTCTGGAGGAAGGAGATGTTCTTTTTATTGATGAGATCCACCGGCTTTCTCCTATAGTGGAGGAGTACCTCTATTCGGCCATGGAGGATTACTGCATAGATATCATGATTGATAAAGGGCCTGCCGCACGTTCCGTGCAGTTAAATCTCCAGCCATTTACCTTAATTGGAGCCACCACCAGATCCGGATTGTTAACGGGTCCGCTGAGGGCCAGGTTTGGAATAAAGTCTCTGCTTGAATATTATGATGCGGAAATACTTACAGGTATTGTGAAAAGGTCTTCCGGGATAATTAAAGTGGAGATTCGTGATGATGCCGCTAAGGAAATTGCCTCCAGGAGCAGAGGGACGCCCCGAATTGCCAATGCCCTGTTGCGACGAATCAGAGATTTTGCCCAGGTGAAAGGAAGCGGGATCATAGATATGGAGATCACCAGGTTCGGACTGGATGCATTGAATATTGATCGCTCCGGGCTGGACGAAATGGATAATAAAATTCTTTTAACAATTATCGATAAATTTCAGGGTGGACCGGTTGGATTAAATACCATAGCTACAGCTGTTGGAGAAGAAGCTGGCACCATCGAGGAAGTCTATGAACCTTTTCTGATCAAGGAGGGATATATAAAAAGAACATCCCGGGGCAGAGAAGTTACCAAAAATGCATATGTACACCTTGGGAAATATACAGATAAGCAGAACTTTTTATTTTGA
- a CDS encoding peptidylprolyl isomerase has translation MMKNGLLVLIVSALMLFFFQAFPVTAQEIQDEQKIKIETSSGTMLIKLYNETPAHRDNMIKLIKEGFYKDQLFHRVIKDFMIQGGDPHSAGAKKGQRLGSGGPGYTIPAEFHPALIHKKGALAAARKGDAENPEQASSGSQFYLVQGRVFLPEELRILSQRGLTTFTEESSEIYTSLGGTPHLDGAYTVFGEVVEGLDVLDSIANQATDAYNRPLEDVVYSISLVK, from the coding sequence ATGATGAAGAATGGTCTGTTGGTCCTGATTGTTTCCGCGCTAATGCTTTTCTTTTTTCAAGCATTTCCCGTCACGGCACAGGAAATCCAGGATGAACAAAAAATAAAAATAGAGACCTCGTCGGGCACTATGCTTATTAAGCTATATAACGAAACTCCCGCACACCGCGACAATATGATTAAGTTGATCAAAGAGGGCTTTTATAAGGACCAGCTTTTCCACCGGGTTATAAAAGATTTTATGATCCAGGGAGGAGATCCTCATTCCGCAGGTGCAAAAAAGGGACAGCGACTGGGTTCGGGCGGACCTGGATATACAATACCCGCTGAATTCCATCCGGCTCTTATCCATAAAAAAGGAGCCCTGGCAGCTGCCAGAAAAGGAGACGCTGAAAACCCGGAACAGGCTTCATCGGGCTCCCAGTTTTACCTGGTTCAGGGAAGGGTCTTCCTGCCTGAGGAACTCCGTATTCTTAGCCAAAGGGGCCTGACAACCTTCACAGAAGAGAGCTCGGAAATATACACCAGTCTGGGAGGTACTCCTCACCTGGACGGTGCCTATACTGTTTTTGGAGAAGTCGTAGAAGGGCTTGATGTTCTTGATTCCATCGCCAATCAAGCAACAGATGCCTACAACCGTCCTCTGGAAGATGTCGTCTATTCGATTTCACTGGTAAAATAA
- a CDS encoding VanZ family protein: MFQYKFSILLAILIAMMSLIPGSSLPYSPLFSIPYLDKLIHFSMYSPLGFIALMENRCKSHCFGNHLFIVMGIFLLSALIEILQATLIASRGGEWTDLLANLGGLIAGYLAYRLWGKFRWFRFLKS; this comes from the coding sequence GTGTTCCAATATAAATTTTCCATCCTCCTGGCCATTCTGATTGCTATGATGAGCCTGATTCCCGGTAGTAGTCTTCCATACAGCCCCCTGTTTTCAATCCCCTACCTGGATAAGCTGATTCATTTTTCCATGTATTCCCCTCTCGGCTTTATCGCATTGATGGAGAATCGTTGTAAAAGTCATTGCTTTGGAAACCACCTGTTTATTGTGATGGGCATTTTTTTACTCAGTGCACTCATCGAAATTTTACAGGCAACTCTGATCGCCTCCCGTGGGGGAGAATGGACCGATTTACTGGCCAATCTGGGAGGGCTCATTGCAGGCTATCTGGCTTACAGGCTTTGGGGGAAATTCCGGTGGTTTCGATTTCTTAAATCCTGA
- the pheS gene encoding phenylalanine--tRNA ligase subunit alpha, with protein MLQKIERLLEEAGEFRADTREEVEQFRIKYLSKKGVLSELFRSFKELPAGEKKEVGQKINQLKQFISDRIDSLLEGIPEDTDKEDRRDLTLPGPPILSGARHPISIVRNEIISIFGRLGYTISEGPEIEDDWHVFSSLNFPPEHPARDMQDTFFIEKDPDILLRTHTSSVQVRVMEKESLPIRTISPGRVFRNEAISARAHCIFHQVEGLYIDENVSFADLKQTLLHFAREMFGKSVEIRLRPSYFPFTEPSAEMDISCQICGGSGCNVCKYTGWLEILGCGMVDPNVLEYNNIDSFKYTGFAFGMGIERVAMLKYQVKDLRLYFENDIRFLEQFKAAY; from the coding sequence ATGCTTCAAAAAATTGAGCGACTCCTTGAAGAGGCCGGAGAGTTCAGGGCCGATACCAGGGAAGAGGTGGAACAATTCCGGATCAAATACCTCAGTAAAAAGGGTGTTCTTTCGGAATTGTTCAGAAGTTTTAAAGAGCTTCCGGCCGGTGAGAAGAAAGAGGTGGGTCAGAAGATCAATCAACTGAAGCAGTTTATTAGTGACAGAATAGACTCTCTGCTGGAGGGTATTCCTGAAGATACTGATAAGGAGGACCGCCGGGACCTAACCCTGCCCGGACCCCCGATCCTTTCTGGTGCAAGGCATCCCATCTCCATCGTAAGAAATGAAATCATTTCCATCTTTGGAAGGCTGGGCTATACCATTTCAGAAGGTCCGGAAATTGAAGATGACTGGCATGTTTTCTCTTCTCTGAATTTTCCTCCGGAACATCCGGCACGTGACATGCAGGACACTTTTTTTATCGAAAAAGATCCGGATATCCTGCTCCGGACCCACACCTCCTCCGTGCAGGTCCGGGTGATGGAAAAAGAGTCTCTTCCCATACGAACCATCTCTCCGGGCCGGGTTTTCAGAAATGAAGCCATCTCAGCCCGGGCACATTGTATTTTTCACCAGGTGGAAGGTCTTTATATTGATGAGAACGTTTCTTTTGCCGACCTGAAACAGACGCTGCTCCATTTCGCCCGGGAAATGTTCGGTAAAAGTGTGGAGATTCGCCTGCGCCCTTCCTACTTTCCTTTCACGGAACCATCCGCAGAGATGGATATAAGCTGCCAGATTTGTGGGGGCAGTGGATGTAATGTATGTAAATACACCGGCTGGCTGGAGATCCTCGGTTGTGGAATGGTCGATCCGAATGTGCTGGAATACAACAATATTGACTCTTTTAAATACACAGGCTTTGCCTTTGGCATGGGCATCGAGCGGGTTGCTATGCTAAAATACCAGGTAAAAGACCTAAGGCTCTATTTTGAAAATGATATTCGCTTTCTGGAGCAATTTAAAGCGGCCTATTAA
- the nadA gene encoding quinolinate synthase NadA translates to MSIVNKSDLEKLGFINLEVDRSIDMVEEINRMRKEKNAVILAHFYQEGEIQDIADFVGDSLALSQQAAATEADIILFAGVHFMAETAKILAPDKKVLIPDIQAGCSLADSCPPEDFAAFKRKYPDHTVISYVNTSAEIKALTDIICTSTNALQIVESLPSEEKIIFAPDRNLGNYIKSVSGREMLIWDGACHVHEEFSLERILELKKQYPEAQIIAHPECEKQILIVADHIGSTTSLLNYSIKNSGKTFIVATESGILHQMKKASPEKLFIPAPPKDSTCACNDCKFMKLISLKKIYNTLKYELPEITLEQDLMDKARGSIVRMLEISKRLKL, encoded by the coding sequence ATGAGTATTGTGAATAAATCTGATTTGGAGAAACTGGGTTTTATAAACCTGGAAGTGGACAGGTCCATCGATATGGTGGAAGAGATAAACCGGATGAGAAAAGAGAAGAATGCGGTAATACTTGCACACTTTTATCAGGAAGGAGAAATACAGGATATTGCCGACTTTGTGGGCGACAGCCTGGCTTTGTCTCAGCAGGCAGCTGCAACGGAAGCAGACATTATTCTCTTTGCAGGAGTGCATTTTATGGCTGAAACCGCGAAAATACTGGCACCAGATAAGAAGGTGTTGATTCCGGATATACAGGCAGGGTGTTCACTGGCCGATTCTTGTCCCCCGGAAGATTTTGCGGCCTTTAAAAGAAAATATCCTGATCACACCGTGATCTCCTACGTAAATACAAGCGCTGAGATTAAAGCTTTAACGGATATAATCTGCACTTCCACCAATGCCCTTCAGATTGTGGAGAGCCTTCCGTCAGAGGAAAAAATCATATTTGCGCCTGACCGAAATCTAGGCAATTATATTAAAAGCGTAAGCGGAAGAGAGATGCTTATCTGGGACGGAGCCTGTCATGTGCATGAGGAGTTCAGCCTGGAAAGAATACTGGAGCTGAAAAAGCAATACCCTGAAGCTCAAATTATTGCACACCCTGAATGTGAAAAGCAGATATTAATTGTGGCAGATCATATCGGATCGACTACGTCTTTGCTGAACTATAGCATAAAAAACAGCGGAAAAACCTTTATTGTGGCCACAGAATCGGGTATTCTGCACCAGATGAAAAAAGCCAGTCCCGAAAAACTTTTTATTCCGGCTCCTCCCAAAGATTCGACCTGTGCCTGTAACGATTGTAAATTCATGAAACTAATATCCTTGAAAAAGATATATAATACTTTGAAGTATGAGCTTCCTGAAATAACTTTGGAACAGGATTTGATGGACAAAGCAAGGGGATCGATCGTCAGAATGCTGGAAATATCAAAGCGTCTGAAATTATAA
- a CDS encoding phosphodiester glycosidase family protein: MKVVELLAKLRGEKIENWFDLGLFLDRIKEERGYPPIRLPGAYDEFKEVCRSGGVAFLTFHYMVDGVTTEVDKYAALMKRNIPGTPIHYIAGRIHSQTAPFIQNEYRKKIIPELSGFDEWELYKDFFFKKLERGGPAYNELIRKFWIQTLDIVHKLGEYIEEQGISLLYIINVCSNPGNVAYALALVLLSEFLKIPAINNNHDFYWEGGMCLTDREKKGTRPGPRDFFFTNCHLGEVFSIIETLYPWQSRTWMQVNINREQSEHLVKLNGHNPANVMEIGTAVDTTLYTKTDKRKNINTFLQLEKILSRYTESLISYSVEDVLSEGLVSGKNPRPVLIGERTKPVEAFIGENIILLQPTRILSRKRIESSFNLFLKMFQEEDMKLRFRLTSHLKITLLITGPVAAGHFAYFTKLIERFRDLLNEVIPELRQRVYLAFLFGETDRESFKERYENPIGIAELYNISSLVLLPSKTEGRGLPIIEATACGTPIFCRRYEPEQVFSEVIGEHLGERERLKVLEFKGKRISKSMVRKITDRIFFPHRYTDEIRHNQKVVMKRYSLEALNGNLHQILLRLFAQLRQQKTVLRNVKESLDDYREMVSFSDENLEALLDNRNRQYLPGYSKLSFMFMLKSLIDPSFFRIEQQRIRGMSFHFSRAIVTEDPDSEYIPGKIINQFYNAVETLFEYREGSNSIQHDHSMSYRHRNNYHYPYQDFTFQELTGLINLLYIRIVQPVPRNKIDLSPQFFTDWNLALMQLTGSSHLAIDNRKRLIERLRQNRPIAYFPGAYIMYELEFFALQSIRSRLHLPLETMISRQMLEKEAAFLQAVYIFAQEKKLGKQLNKDEITDYIIQGVSEELKLLYEFKVIQIIRTKQVCVGIHFPQLGKEALKVLRKIRDQNGYILTNRSNASMTTDLVDMDRFHIGKVSNEFTAHMMGIPVSSGYIQFVPAGLRSTLSYPAPVQTSKEFDQGMKSELYKELVKELGEERVLANIKEDAVFNGSPLKHVLSGMRGQGSKNKALVYEFFNGLFVDGLPYSGAIARLNLKHSPWDFAAVSSVDQPRSVSQFAEAFCKQSGHQARIAWNGGYILNAELVGKLGLPETYIGAPLGLLISEGIVRSVPLFNKPALLIYKDGSVDIRRVNSSGGFKVFCRGNEIVFSSRDYNRAGNSIRHAYYDLLYPDEMIQGGGRTIIRLSGNEVKEVLQTREGEQVRHIPVGLTLALKPFEIPEDLQAGEFMDLKIPGMEEVMHAVEAGPMLLDRGSCVIDMELEGWNSNNSIRTQAARLDYTNMRGPKIAVGINRKHELAVLTINGRIRESVGATHHDMAEILLKHGMEKAMGFDPGGSSTLVVGTDTLNISPYNSEYEQDVYALPPEPRAVSNAIIGFIRE, encoded by the coding sequence ATGAAAGTAGTCGAACTGCTTGCAAAACTACGCGGAGAGAAAATAGAGAACTGGTTTGACCTGGGACTTTTTCTGGATCGGATCAAAGAGGAGCGGGGCTATCCACCCATTCGCCTGCCGGGGGCCTACGATGAATTCAAAGAGGTTTGCAGATCCGGGGGAGTGGCCTTTCTTACCTTTCATTATATGGTTGATGGCGTCACCACAGAGGTAGATAAATATGCTGCATTAATGAAGCGTAATATACCAGGTACTCCCATTCATTATATTGCCGGCAGGATCCATTCCCAAACAGCCCCTTTCATCCAGAACGAATACAGGAAGAAGATAATTCCGGAGCTATCCGGTTTTGATGAGTGGGAACTCTATAAGGACTTCTTTTTTAAGAAACTGGAAAGAGGAGGACCTGCCTATAATGAACTTATCCGGAAGTTTTGGATACAAACTCTGGACATAGTGCATAAACTGGGTGAATATATTGAGGAACAGGGAATCAGCCTGCTCTATATCATTAATGTATGTTCTAATCCCGGAAATGTAGCCTATGCCCTGGCCCTGGTGTTGCTGTCTGAATTTTTGAAAATACCGGCGATTAATAACAATCACGATTTTTACTGGGAGGGAGGGATGTGCCTGACCGACAGGGAGAAGAAGGGAACCAGGCCGGGTCCCCGTGATTTCTTTTTTACCAACTGTCATCTGGGAGAGGTTTTCTCGATCATAGAAACCCTGTATCCCTGGCAGTCCCGCACCTGGATGCAGGTAAATATTAACAGAGAACAATCCGAACACCTGGTGAAGCTAAACGGGCACAACCCGGCCAATGTCATGGAAATAGGCACAGCAGTGGACACCACTCTTTATACCAAAACAGATAAACGAAAAAACATCAACACCTTTTTGCAGCTGGAGAAAATTCTTTCGAGGTATACCGAAAGCCTGATCAGTTATTCGGTTGAGGATGTTTTGTCGGAGGGACTGGTATCCGGGAAGAATCCCAGACCTGTTCTGATCGGGGAGCGCACAAAGCCGGTGGAAGCTTTTATTGGAGAGAACATTATTCTCCTGCAACCCACGAGAATTTTATCCAGGAAAAGAATAGAAAGTTCCTTTAACCTTTTTCTCAAGATGTTTCAGGAGGAGGATATGAAATTACGGTTCCGGCTGACCTCTCATTTGAAGATAACCCTGCTTATCACAGGTCCCGTTGCCGCAGGACACTTTGCATATTTTACAAAATTGATTGAGAGATTCAGGGACCTTCTGAATGAAGTTATTCCTGAATTGAGACAGCGGGTTTACCTGGCGTTTTTGTTTGGAGAGACCGACCGGGAAAGCTTCAAAGAGCGATATGAGAATCCCATCGGCATTGCAGAGCTTTATAATATTTCCTCGCTGGTGCTGTTGCCCAGCAAAACAGAAGGGCGGGGATTGCCAATTATTGAGGCGACAGCCTGCGGAACCCCCATTTTCTGCAGGCGATATGAACCCGAACAGGTTTTTTCGGAAGTGATTGGAGAACACCTTGGTGAGAGGGAGCGTTTAAAAGTGCTGGAATTTAAGGGGAAAAGAATATCAAAAAGCATGGTCAGGAAGATCACAGACAGAATTTTTTTCCCACACCGCTATACCGATGAAATCAGGCACAACCAGAAAGTGGTAATGAAGAGGTACAGCCTGGAAGCGCTTAACGGGAACCTGCACCAGATCCTGCTTCGTCTTTTTGCCCAGCTTCGTCAGCAAAAAACAGTCCTGAGAAATGTAAAGGAAAGCCTGGATGATTACAGGGAAATGGTAAGTTTCAGCGATGAGAACCTGGAAGCCTTACTGGACAACAGGAACAGGCAGTATCTTCCCGGCTATTCGAAGCTTTCATTTATGTTTATGCTGAAATCACTGATTGATCCCAGTTTTTTCAGGATAGAACAACAGAGGATCCGGGGAATGTCCTTTCATTTTTCCCGGGCCATAGTCACTGAGGATCCCGATTCGGAATATATTCCCGGGAAGATTATTAACCAGTTTTATAATGCGGTGGAGACGCTTTTCGAATACCGGGAGGGAAGCAATTCCATACAGCACGATCATTCCATGTCGTACCGGCACCGGAATAACTATCACTATCCCTATCAGGACTTCACCTTCCAGGAGTTAACCGGATTAATTAATTTGCTTTACATCCGTATTGTTCAACCGGTACCCCGCAATAAGATAGACCTGAGCCCGCAGTTTTTTACAGACTGGAACCTGGCTCTGATGCAGCTGACAGGAAGCTCGCACCTGGCTATTGACAACAGGAAACGATTAATAGAAAGGCTCAGGCAAAACCGGCCCATTGCCTACTTTCCCGGGGCTTATATTATGTATGAACTGGAGTTTTTTGCCTTGCAGTCGATCCGTTCCCGACTGCATCTCCCCCTGGAGACGATGATCAGCAGGCAGATGCTGGAGAAGGAAGCGGCATTTTTGCAAGCGGTCTATATATTTGCCCAGGAAAAAAAACTTGGGAAACAACTTAATAAAGATGAAATCACCGATTATATCATACAGGGAGTTTCGGAAGAGTTGAAATTGCTGTATGAGTTTAAGGTGATTCAGATCATTCGCACCAAACAGGTATGTGTGGGTATCCATTTTCCTCAACTGGGGAAAGAGGCATTGAAAGTATTACGAAAGATCAGGGATCAAAACGGCTATATCCTTACCAATCGAAGCAATGCTTCTATGACGACCGACCTGGTCGATATGGACCGTTTTCATATTGGCAAGGTTTCCAATGAGTTTACCGCTCATATGATGGGTATCCCGGTTTCCAGCGGATATATTCAATTTGTGCCGGCAGGGCTCAGGTCCACTTTGTCATATCCGGCTCCTGTTCAGACATCAAAGGAGTTTGACCAGGGAATGAAGAGCGAGCTCTATAAAGAGCTTGTGAAAGAACTGGGAGAGGAAAGGGTATTGGCCAATATCAAAGAAGATGCCGTGTTTAACGGAAGCCCGTTGAAGCATGTGCTTTCGGGGATGCGAGGTCAGGGATCAAAAAATAAAGCATTGGTTTATGAATTTTTCAACGGTCTTTTCGTCGATGGCTTGCCTTACAGCGGGGCCATAGCCAGGCTGAATCTTAAACACAGTCCCTGGGACTTTGCGGCTGTCTCCTCCGTTGATCAGCCCAGGTCGGTTAGCCAGTTTGCAGAGGCATTTTGTAAACAAAGTGGTCATCAGGCCCGGATTGCCTGGAATGGAGGTTATATCTTGAATGCAGAGCTGGTTGGAAAACTCGGGCTGCCCGAAACCTATATCGGTGCTCCTCTGGGGCTGCTGATAAGCGAAGGAATAGTAAGATCAGTCCCCCTCTTTAATAAACCTGCACTCCTGATTTACAAGGATGGTTCCGTAGATATCAGGCGGGTAAATAGCAGCGGGGGATTCAAGGTTTTTTGCAGAGGGAACGAGATTGTCTTCAGTAGCCGGGATTATAACAGGGCAGGGAACAGCATAAGGCATGCTTATTATGACCTGCTTTATCCGGATGAAATGATCCAGGGCGGAGGCAGAACCATTATCCGGCTCTCCGGGAATGAGGTGAAAGAGGTGTTGCAAACCAGGGAAGGAGAACAGGTACGCCATATTCCGGTGGGACTTACCCTGGCCCTGAAGCCTTTCGAAATACCGGAAGATTTACAAGCAGGTGAGTTTATGGATCTGAAAATTCCCGGCATGGAAGAGGTCATGCACGCGGTTGAGGCCGGACCTATGTTGCTGGACCGCGGCAGCTGTGTTATTGATATGGAGCTTGAGGGGTGGAATAGCAATAACTCCATTCGCACACAGGCTGCCAGACTGGATTATACGAATATGCGCGGACCCAAGATAGCCGTAGGAATTAATCGGAAACATGAACTCGCGGTGCTGACCATAAACGGAAGAATCAGGGAGTCAGTCGGGGCGACTCACCACGATATGGCGGAAATACTTCTCAAACACGGGATGGAAAAGGCCATGGGTTTTGATCCCGGCGGAAGCAGCACCCTGGTGGTGGGCACTGATACTTTGAATATTTCCCCATATAACAGCGAGTATGAGCAGGACGTTTATGCGCTCCCCCCGGAGCCCAGAGCGGTTTCCAATGCCATAATCGGATTTATCAGGGAGTAG
- a CDS encoding Crp/Fnr family transcriptional regulator: MLNKITESYKRASIVYREGNRMKGFCCVRSGIIKVFKTGFDGKEQIIRFAKPGDIIGYRSVVSDEPACTTTEVIEDAVLCHIPTEILLKLVKNNGNFAVELMKLTCKELGEANSYITDIAQKTVKERLAEILIHLEGEFGEDSQGVLKISLTREELSNIVGTATESIIRLLSEFKSGGYIEINGRKIKILDKPGLKYIANI, from the coding sequence ATGCTTAACAAGATAACAGAAAGTTACAAAAGAGCTTCGATCGTCTACCGGGAAGGAAACCGCATGAAAGGATTTTGCTGTGTCCGGTCCGGAATTATAAAAGTATTTAAAACCGGATTTGACGGAAAAGAACAAATCATCCGCTTTGCCAAACCGGGTGACATTATTGGCTACCGTTCAGTGGTAAGTGATGAACCGGCGTGCACGACTACGGAGGTAATCGAAGATGCTGTCCTTTGTCATATCCCTACGGAGATATTACTTAAGCTGGTTAAGAATAATGGAAATTTTGCAGTAGAGTTAATGAAATTAACCTGTAAGGAACTGGGTGAAGCCAACTCCTATATTACCGACATCGCACAAAAAACGGTGAAGGAGAGGCTGGCGGAAATCCTGATCCACCTGGAAGGTGAATTTGGAGAAGACTCACAGGGGGTACTTAAAATATCATTGACCCGTGAGGAACTTTCCAATATCGTCGGAACGGCCACAGAATCTATTATCAGGCTATTATCGGAATTTAAATCCGGGGGTTACATTGAAATAAACGGCAGGAAAATAAAAATCCTGGACAAGCCAGGATTGAAGTATATTGCAAATATTTAG